A single genomic interval of Saccharomyces eubayanus strain FM1318 chromosome IV, whole genome shotgun sequence harbors:
- the LYS2 gene encoding L-aminoadipate-semialdehyde dehydrogenase has product MTNESVWTEKLDNPTLSVLPHDFLRPQQEPYTKQATYSLQVPQLDVPHDGFSNKYAVALSVWAALIYRVTGDDDIVLYIANNKILRFNIQPTLSFTELYSTITDELSQLESIEADFSFDDLAEKIQRNQDLERTPQLFRLAVLENQDFKLDQFKHHLVDFALNLETSNNTHVINLIYNSLLYSSDRVSIFADQFTQYLTAALSNPSVCITKISLITASSKNCLPDPTKNLGWCDFVGCIHDIFQDNAEAFPERTCVVETPALNSDKSRSFTYQDINRTSNIVAHYLIETGIKRGDVVMIYSSRGVDLMVCVMGVLKAGATFSVIDPAYPPARQTVYLGVAKPRGLIVIRSAGQLDQFVEDYIKDELDIVSRIDSIAIQENGAIEGGKLNESGDVLAAYEHLKDTRSGVVVGPDSNPTLSFTSGSEGIPKGVLGRHFSLAYYFNWMSKQFNLSQNDKFTMLSGIAHDPIQRDMFTPLFLGAQLYVPTQDDIGTPGRLAEWMGKYGCTVTHLTPAMGQLLTAQATTLFPELHHAFFVGDILTKRDCLRLQTLAENCRIVNMYGTTETQRAVSYFEVKSRNDDPNFLKKLKDVMPAGKGMLNVQLLVVNRNDRTQICGIGEIGEIYVRAGGLAEGYRGLPDLNKEKFVDNWFVEKNHWNFLDKNSGEPWRQFWLGPRDRLYRTGDLGRYLPNGDCECCGRADDQVKIRGFRIELGEIDTHISQHPLVRENITLVRKNADNEPTLITFMVPRFDKPEELSKFQSDIPSQVASDPIVKGLVGYHLLAKDIKTFLKKRLASYAMPSLIVVLDSLPLNPNGKVDKPKLQFPTPKQLNSVAENTVSEIDDSEFTDVERKIRDLWLEILPTKPASVSPDDSFFDLGGHSILATKMIFTLKKKLQIDLPLGTIFKYPTIRAFAAEISRIKTSDGSSQEEPKATATADYSEDAKKLVETLPSSYPSREPFIEPNNAEGKTTINVFVTGVTGFLGSYILADLLNRSLKSYNFRVLAHVRAKDEKSAFERLHKAGVTYGTWNDKFSSSIEIVLGDLSKKQFGLSDEKWTDLANTVDVIIHNGALVHWVYPYAKLRDANVISTINVMSLAAVGKPKFFDFVSSTSTLDTEYFYKLSDKLVSQGKSGILESDDLMESASGLGGGYGQSKWAAEYLIRRAGERGLRGCIVRPGYVTGASTNGSSNTDDFLLRFLKGSVQLGKIPNISNTVNMVPVDHVARVVVATSLNPPKDSELTVAQVTGHPRILFKDYLYTLHDYGYDVDVEDYSDWKKSLEASVIDRNEDNALYPLLHMVLDNLPQSTKAPELDDRNAVVSLKKDIAWAGADWSDGMGITSENVGIYIAFLNVVGFLPPPTHNDKIPLPSIELTQAQISLVASGAGARGSSAAA; this is encoded by the coding sequence ATGACTAACGAAAGTGTTTGGACAGAGAAATTGGACAATCCAACCCTTTCAGTGTTACCACATGATTTTTTACGCCCACAACAAGAGCCTTATACAAAGCAGGCCACATATTCCCTACAAGTCCCTCAACTCGATGTACCTCATGATGGtttttccaacaaatacGCCGTTGCTTTAAGTGTATGGGCTGCCTTGATATATAGAGTAACtggtgatgatgacatTGTTCTCTACATTGCCAACAACAAGATATTAAGATTTAACATTCAACCAACATTATCGTTTACTGAGTTGTACTCTACTATAACCGATGAGTTAAGTCAGCTTGAGTCCATTGAAGCAGATTTCTCTTTCGATGATTtggctgaaaaaattcagcGTAATCAAGATTTGGAGAGAACACCTCAATTATTCCGTTTGGCCGTTTTAGAGAACCAAGATTTCAAACTAGATCAATTTAAACACCATTTAGTGGACTTTGCTTTGAATTTAGAAACTAGCAATAATACACATGTCATAAACCTGATTTACAACAGCTTGCTGTATTCAAGTGATAGAGTAAGCATTTTTGCGGACCAATTCACCCAGTACTTGACTGCCGCTTTAAGTAACCCATCCGTTTGCATAACTaagatttctttgatcACTGCATCTTCTAAAAACTGTTTGCCTGACCCAACAAAGAACTTGGGCTGGTGCGACTTTGTGGGCTGCATTCatgatattttccaagataACGCCGAAGCTTTCCCAGAAAGAACTTGTGTGGTAGAAACTCCAGCATTAAATTCAGACAAGTCGCGCTCTTTTACTTATCAAGATATCAACCGCACTTCTAATATAGTCGCACATTACTTAATCGAGACAGGCATCAAAAGAGGTGATGTCGTGATGATTTACTCTTCAAGAGGTGTCGATCTAATGGTATGTGTGATGGGTGTCTTGAAAGCTGGTGCAACTTTCTCTGTCATTGACCCTGCATACCCTCCAGCTAGACAAACAGTTTACCTAGGTGTAGCTAAACCCCGTGGGTTGATTGTTATTAGAAGTGCTGGCCAATTGGACCAATTTGTGGAGGATTACATCAAGGATGAACTGGACATCGTGTCTAGAATTGACTCTATTGCTATTCAAGAGAATGGTGCCATTGAAGGTGGGAAATTGAATGAGAGTGGAGACGTTTTAGCCGCATACGAACATTTAAAGGATACCAGATCAGGTGTGGTGGTAGGTCCAGACTCTAACCCAACATTGTCCTTTACTTCAGGCTCTGAAGGTATTCCTAAAGGTGTTCTTGGTAGACATTTCTCCTTGGCTTACTATTTCAATTGGATGTCCAAACAGTTCAACTTATCACAAAACGATAAGTTTACAATGTTAAGTGGTATTGCACATGATCCAATCCAAAGAGATATGTTTACCCCATTATTTTTAGGTGCCCAATTATATGTTCCTACGCAAGACGATATAGGTACACCAGGTCGTTTAGCTGAATGGATGGGTAAGTACGGATGTACTGTGACCCATTTGACACCAGCCATGGGCCAATTGCTTACTGCTCAGGCAACAACTTTGTTCCCCGAATTGCATCACGCATTTTTTGTCGGTGACATTTTGACAAAACGTGATTGTTTGAGGTTACAAACCTTGGCTGAAAATTGTCGTATTGTTAATATGTATGGTACAACTGAAACGCAGCGAGCTGTTTCGTATTTTGAAGtcaaatcaagaaatgatgatccaaactttttgaagaaattgaaagatgTTATGCCAGCGGGTAAAGGTATGTTAAATGTCCAATTATTAGTTGTCAATAGGAACGATCGTACTCAAATATGTGGTATTGGTGAAATTGGTGAAATTTATGTTCGTGCTGGTGGTCTAGCTGAAGGCTATAGAGGTTTGCCAGActtgaataaagaaaaatttgtgGACAACTGGTTTGTTGAGAAAAACCACTGGAACTTCCTAGATAAGAATAGTGGTGAACCTTGGAGACAATTCTGGTTGGGCCCAAGAGACAGATTATACAGAACCGGTGACTTGGGTCGTTATTTACCAAACGGTGACTGTGAATGTTGCGGCAGAGCTGATGATCAAGTTAAAATTCGTGGATTTAGAATTGAACTAGGAGAAATAGATACACATATCTCTCAACATCCCTTAGTGAGAGAAAATATTACTTTGGTTCGCAAAAATGCAGATAATGAACCAACTTTGATTACATTTATGGTCCCAAGATTCGATAAACCAGAAGAGCTATCTAAATTTCAAAGCGATATTCCAAGCCAAGTTGCATCTGACCCAATAGTTAAAGGCTTAGTTGGTTATCATCTGTTGGCCAAAGATATCAAGACTTtcttaaagaaaagacttGCCAGTTACGCTATGCCTTCCCTAATTGTTGTCTTGGATAGTTTACCATTGAATCCAAATGGTAAAGTGGACAAGCCCAAACTTCAGTTCCCAACCCCTAAACAACTAAATTCGGTTGCAGAGAACACTGTTTCTGAAATTGATGACTCTGAATTTACCGATGTAGAACGTAAAATTAGAGACTTATGGTTGGAGATATTACCTACCAAGCCAGCTTCTGTATCGCCCGATGATTCCTTTTTCGACTTGGGTGGCCATTCTATCTTGGCTACTAAGATGATTTTCaccttgaagaaaaagttgcAGATTGATTTACCATTGGGGACAATTTTTAAATATCCAACTATAAGGGCTTTTGCTGCAGAAATTAGTAGAATCAAAACATCTGATGGGTCATCTCAAGAAGAACCAAAGGCAACCGCTACTGCAGATTATTCAGAAGATGCTAAAAAATTAGTTGAAACTCTACCAAGCTCTTATCCATCACGTGAACCTTTTATTGAACCTAATAATGCTGAGGGTAAAACCACTATTAATGTGTTCGTAACTGGTGTAACTGGCTTCTTAGGTTCTTATATCCTAGCAGATTTGTTGAACCGTTCTTTAAAGAGTTATAACTTCAGAGTCTTAGCTCATGTGAGGGCTAAAGATGAGAAGTCAGCATTCGAAAGATTACACAAAGCAGGTGTCACATACGGAACCTGGAATGACAAATTTTCCTCCAGTATTGAAATTGTGTTAGGtgatttatcaaaaaaacaattcgGACTTTCCGATGAGAAATGGACAGATTTGGCAAACACAGTTGATGTAATCATTCATAATGGTGCTTTAGTTCACTGGGTTTATCCATACGCCAAACTAAGGGACGCTAATGTCATTTCCACGATTAATGTGATGAGTTTAGCGGCCGTCGGGAAGCCAaagttttttgatttcgttTCTTCCACTTCCACGCTTGATACTGAGTATTTCTACAAGCTTTCTGATAAACTTGTCAGTCAAGGAAAATCTGGTATTTTAGAATCGGATGATTTGATGGAATCTGCAAGTGGGCTCGGTGGTGGATATGGCCAATCTAAATGGGCTGCGGAATACCTCATTAGACGCGCAGGTGAAAGAGGGCTACGTGGGTGTATTGTCAGACCAGGTTACGTAACAGGTGCATCTACAAACGGTTCCTCAAACACAGATGATTTCTTAttaagatttttgaaaggcTCAGTTCAACTGGGCAAGATTCCAAATATCAGCAACACCGTAAATATGGTTCCAGTAGATCATGTGGCCCGTGTTGTCGTTGCCACTTCTTTGAACCCACCAAAGGATAGTGAGTTAACTGTGGCACAAGTCACAGGTCATCCAAGAATCTTGTTCAAAGATTACTTATATACTCTGCACGATTATGGTTatgatgttgatgttgaagaCTATTCTGACTGGAAAAAGTCGTTGGAAGCATCTGTTATTGAcagaaatgaagataatgcATTGTATCCTTTGTTACACATGGTCTTAGACAACCTTCCTCAAAGCACCAAGGCTCCAGAATTGGACGATAGAAACGCTGTGGTATCCTTGAAGAAAGACATAGCATGGGCAGGTGCTGATTGGTCTGATGGAATGGGAATTACATCGGAAAATGTTGGTATTTACATTGCATTTTTAAACGTAGTTGGATTTTTACCTCCACCAACTCACAACGACAAAATCCCATTACCAAGTATAGAACTAACTCAAGCACAAATCAGCCTGGTCGCTTCAGGGGCTGGTGCACGTGGAAGTTCTGCAGCCGCTTAA
- the TKL2 gene encoding transketolase TKL2: MAQFSDIDKLAVSTLRLLSVDQVESAQSGHPGAPLGLAPVAHVIFKQLRCNPDNQHWINRDRFVLSNGHSCALLYSMLHLLGYDYTIEDLRKFREVNSKTPGHPEFHSPGVEVSSGPLGQGVSNAVGMAIAQANFAATYNEQGFPISDSYTFAIVGDGCLQEGVASETSSLAGHLKLGNLITFYDNNSITIDGKISYSFDEDVLKRYEAYGWEVMEVDKGDDDMESISSALEKAKLSKDKPTIIKVTTTIGYGSLQQGSESVHGSALKPDDVKQLKQRWGFDPSKSFVVPQEVYDYYKKTIVEPGQKLNEEWDKMFEEYKTKFPEKGKELQRRLDGELPQGWEKHLPSFTPNDEALATRKASQQVLTDLVQVLPELIGGSADLTPSNLTRWEGAVDFQPPITQLGNYAGRYIRYGVREHGMGAIMNGISAFGANYKPYGGTFLNFVSYAAGAVRLAALSGNPVIWVATHDSIGLGEDGPTHQPIETLAHLRAIPNMHVWRPADGNETSAAYYSAIKSKRTPSVVALSRQTLPQLEHSSFEKALKGGYVVHDIENPDIILASTGSEVSISIDAAKQLYETKKIKARVVSMPDFYTFDRQSEEYRFSILPDGVPIMSFEVLATASWGKYAHQSFGLDEFGRSGKGPDIYKLFDFTATGVATRAEKTINYYKGKQLLSPMGRAF; this comes from the coding sequence ATGGCACAATTCTCCGATATTGATAAACTTGCTGTTTCCACTTTAAGACTACTTTCCGTAGACCAAGTGGAGAGCGCACAATCTGGTCATCCAGGTGCACCTCTGGGGTTGGCGCCTGTGGCCCATGTAATTTTCAAGCAACTTCGTTGTAACCCTGACAACCAGCACTGGATCAATAGAGACAGGTTTGTCCTATCGAACGGTCATTCATGTGCTCTTCTGTACTCTATGCTGCACCTCTTAGGATACGACTACACCATTGAAGACTTGAGGAAATTCAGAGAGGTGAATTCGAAGACTCCAGGACATCCTGAGTTTCATTCGCCTGGAGTGGAAGTTTCCTCTGGACCTTTGGGTCAAGGTGTTTCTAACGCTGTTGGTATGGCTATTGCACAGGCTAACTTCGCGGCTACCTACAACGAGCAAGGCTTCCCCATATCCGATTCGTATACGTTTGCGATTGTGGGAGACGGTTGCTTACAGGAAGGTGTTGCTTCAGAAACTTCTTCCTTAGCCGGTCATTTGAAACTGGGTAATCTGATTACGTTTTACGATAACAATAGCATTACCATTGACGGTAAGATTTCTTACTCTTTCGACGAAGacgttttgaaaagatacGAGGCTTATGGTTGGGAGGTCATGGAAGTCGACAAGGGTGATGACGACATGGAGTCCATTTCCAGCGCTCTGGAAAAGGCGAAGCTATCTAAGGATAAGCCTACTATAATCAAAGTCACCACTACGATTGGATATGGGTCTTTGCAACAGGGTTCCGAAAGTGTCCACGGATCTGCCTTGAAACCAGATGATGTTAAACAATTGAAGCAGAGGTGGGGGTTCGACCCAAGCAAATCGTTTGTGGTGCCCCAGGAAGTGTACGACTACTACAAAAAGACTATAGTAGAGCCTGGTCAAAAACTCAATGAAGAATGGGACAAGATGTTTGAAGAATACAAAACCAAATTCCCCGAAAAGGGTAAGGAACTGCAAAGGAGATTGGATGGCGAGTTGCCGCAAGGTTGGGAGAAGCACTTGCCCAGCTTTACCCCGAATGATGAAGCCTTGGCTACAAGAAAGGCATCCCAACAGGTATTGACTGACCTAGTTCAAGTGCTACCTGAGCTGATTGGTGGTTCTGCTGATTTGACACCTTCGAACCTAACGAGATGGGAAGGTGCGGTAGACTTCCAGCCTCCAATTACCCAACTTGGTAATTACGCTGGGAGGTACATAAGATACGGTGTTAGAGAGCACGGTATGGGCGCCATAATGAACGGTATTTCCGCCTTTGGTGCTAACTACAAGCCATACGGTGGCACTTTCTTAAATTTTGTCTCTTACGCTGCCGGTGCCGTTAGATTAGCCGCCCTGTCTGGTAATCCTGTTATTTGGGTGGCAACGCATGATTCTATTGGGCTGGGTGAAGACGGTCCCACCCATCAACCCATTGAAACCCTAGCCCACTTGAGAGCTATTCCCAACATGCATGTTTGGAGACCAGCTGATGGTAACGAAACTTCCGCCGCATACTATTCCGCCATCAAATCGAAGCGCACACCATCTGTAGTGGCCTTGTCAAGACAAACTCTCCCCCAATTAGAACAttcctcttttgaaaaggctTTGAAGGGTGGTTATGTGGTCCATGACATTGAAAATCCGGATATCATTCTAGCGTCAACTGGTTCAGAGGTCTCCATCTCTATAGACGCGGCTAAGCAATTATATGAGACTAAAAAGATTAAGGCAAGAGTTGTCTCCATGCCTGACTTTTACACGTTTGATAGACAGAGCGAAGAATATAGATTCTCTATCTTGCCAGATGGCGTTCCAATTATGTCCTTTGAAGTGCTAGCCACCGCAAGTTGGGGGAAGTATGCCCATCAATCCTTCGGTCTTGATGAGTTTGGCCGTTCGGGTAAGGGGCCTGATATCTACaaactttttgattttacaGCAACTGGTGTTGCAACCAGAGCTGAAAAGACAATCAACTACtacaaaggaaaacaacTACTCTCACCCATGGGTAGAGCTTTTTAA
- the TEF2 gene encoding translation elongation factor EF-1 alpha, with protein MGKEKSHINVVVIGHVDSGKSTTTGHLIYKCGGIDKRTIEKFEKEAAELGKGSFKYAWVLDKLKAERERGITIDIALWKFETPKYQVTVIDAPGHRDFIKNMITGTSQADCAILIIAGGVGEFEAGISKDGQTREHALLAFTLGVRQLIVAVNKMDSVNWDESRFQEIIKETANFIKKVGYNPKTVPFVPISGWNGDNMIEVTTNASWYKGWEKETKAGVVKGKTLLEAIDAIEMPSRPTDKPLRLPLQDVYKIGGIGTVPVGRVETGVIKPGMVVTFAPAGVTTEVKSVEMHHEQLEQGVPGDNVGFNVKNVSVKEIRRGNVCGDSKNDPPKAAASFNATVIVLNHPGQISSGYSPVLDCHTAHIACKFDELLEKNDRRSGKKLEDHPKFLKSGDAALVKFIPSKPMCVEAFSEYPPLGRFAVRDMRQTVAVGVIKSVDKTEKAAKVTKAAQKAVKK; from the coding sequence ATGGGTAAAGAGAAGTCTCATATTAACGTCGTCGTTATCGGTCATGTCGATTCTGGTAAGTCTACCACTACCGGTCATTTGATTTACAAGTGTGGTGGTATTGACAAGAGAACCATCgaaaagtttgaaaaggaagccGCCGAATTAGGTAAGGGTTCTTTCAAGTACGCTTGGGTTTTGGACAAGTTAAAGgctgaaagagaaagaggtATCACCATTGATATCGCTTTGTGGAAGTTCGAAACTCCAAAGTACCAAGTTACCGTTATTGATGCTCCAGGTCACAGAGATTTCATCAAGAACATGATTACTGGTACTTCTCAAGCTGATTGTGCTATCTTGATTATTGCTGGTGGTGTCGGTGAATTCGAAGCCGGTATTTCCAAGGATGGTCAAACCAGAGAACACGCTTTGTTGGCTTTCACCCTAGGTGTTAGACAATTGATTGTCGCTGTCAACAAGATGGACTCCGTCAACTGGGACGAATCCAGATTCCAAGAAATTATCAAGGAAACCGCTAACTTCATCAAGAAGGTTGGTTACAACCCAAAGACTGTTCCATTCGTCCCAATCTCTGGTTGGAACGGTGACAACATGATTGAAGTCACCACTAACGCTTCTTGGTACAAGGGTTgggaaaaggaaaccaaGGCCGGTGTCGTCAAGGGTAAGACTTTGTTGGAAGCCATTGATGCCATTGAAATGCCATCCAGACCAACTGACAAGCCATTGAGATTGCCATTGCAAGATGTTTACAAGATCGGTGGTATCGGAACTGTGCCAGTCGGTAGAGTTGAAACCGGTGTTATCAAGCCAGGTATGGTTGTTACTTTCGCCCCAGCCGGTGTTACCACTGAAGTCAAGTCCGTTGAAATGCATCACGAACAATTGGAACAAGGTGTTCCAGGTGACAACGTTGGTTTCAACGTCAAGAATGTTTCCGTCAAGGAAATCAGAAGAGGTAACGTCTGTGGTGACTCCAAGAACGATCCACCAAAGGCTGCTGCTTCTTTCAACGCTACCGTCATTGTTTTGAACCATCCAGGTCAAATCTCTTCCGGTTACTCTCCAGTTTTGGATTGTCACACTGCCCACATTGCTTGTAAATTCGACGAATTGTTGGAAAAGAACGACAGAAGATCTGGTAAGAAGTTGGAAGACCATCCAAAATTCTTGAAGTCCGGTGACGCTGCTTTGGTTAAATTCATTCCATCTAAGCCAATGTGTGTTGAAGCTTTCAGTGAATACCCACCATTAGGTAGATTCGCTGTCAGAGACATGAGACAAACCGTCGCTGTCGGTGTTATCAAGTCTGTTGACAAGACCGAAAAGGCCGCTAAGGTTACCAAGGCTGCCCAAAAGGCTGTTAAGAAATAA
- the MUD1 gene encoding Mud1p: MSALYFQNLPSRPGNKENYTRLLLKHINPNNKYVINPSLPLPNNKLQTTAQPPTLLDDQIGLVELSISRSSKMSNQGFLTFASHVDANKFLTKYTTTALKIQGRKVKIAAARTNSLLGLSMEMQNKDSGKSPHSTLKKVLRTRKLKSKLRNDDTYAKKCKLKRQIRRLKHKLRLKAIDDSEFSRIVKEFEARRLQEMESQREKPKELQDFSKEARISNTIENPPNKVLLVQNLPSGTTDASLSQILGNEALVEIRLVSVRNLAFIEYKTVSDATKIKNQLGPVYKLKDNDVTIGYAK; encoded by the exons ATGTCAGC ACtgtattttcaaaatttacCCAGTAGACCAGggaacaaagaaaactataCCAGATTGCTCTTAAAACACATCAATCCCAACAACAAATACGTTATAAATCCATCATTGCCCCTTCCCAACAACAAACTACAAACTACTGCACAACCCCCCACGTTATTAGATGACCAAATAGGCCTAGTAGAACTCTCCATTTCACGATCTTCCAAGATGTCCAACCAAGGATTTCTGACTTTTGCCAGTCATGTTGATGCAAACAAGTTCTTAACCAAGTACACCACGACAGCACTGAAGATTCAGGGACGTAAAGTCAAAATAGCGGCGGCCCGTACGAATTCGTTATTGGGGCTTTCAATGGAAATGCAAAATAAAGATAGTGGTAAAAGCCCCCATTCGACCTTGAAGAAAGTGCTAAGGACCAGAAAACTCAAATCCAAATTACGCAACGATGACACTTATGCAAAGAAATGCAAGCTAAAAAGGCAAATAAGACGTCTAAAACATAAATTGAGATTGAAAGCTATAGATGATAGTGAATTTAGTAGGATTGTCAAAGAGTTTGAAGCCCGTAGACTACAGGAAATGGAGTCCCAACgagaaaaaccaaaagaattGCAAGATTTTTCGAAAGAAGCCAGAATCTCAAACACAATAGAGAATCCACCGAACAAAGTCTTGCTTGTACAAAATTTACCAAGCGGCACTACAGATGCGTCATTATCACAGATACTTGGAAACGAAGCTCTAGTCGAAATACGATTAGTCAGCGTCCGAAACCTAGCTTTCATCGAATACAAGACTGTTTCGGATGCtacaaaaatcaagaatcAATTGGGTCCCGTTTACAAATTGAAAGACAACGATGTTACCATAGGATACGCTAAGTAG
- the CBP6 gene encoding Cbp6p codes for MSSSQAVRDSAKKLVNLLEKYPKDRIPHLVTFKEVQVSRFRRVAGLPSVDDKGKSVKDKKPSLDEIKSIINRTSGPLGLNKETLARIQNSVSNEKFTEESINQQIHALSTIMSNKFRNYYNVGDKLYKPAGNPRYYQRLIDEIEGKKNENIFTAMRTVLFGK; via the coding sequence ATGTCTTCCTCTCAGGCAGTCAGAGATTCGGCCAAGAAATTAGTTAATTTACTAGAGAAATATCCAAAGGATCGTATACCTCATTTAGTCACATTCAAGGAGGTACAGGTATCGAGGTTTAGACGTGTAGCAGGTCTACCAAGTGTGGACGATAAGGGAAAATCTGTGAAAGATAAGAAGCCGTCGCtagatgaaataaaaagcaTTATCAATAGAACTTCGGGGCCGCTGGGGCTTAATAAAGAGACGTTAGCCAGGATTCAAAATAGCGTatccaatgaaaaatttacgGAGGAAAGTATCAATCAGCAAATCCATGCTCTAAGCACTATAATGAGCAATAAGTTCAGAAACTATTATAATGTTGGCGATAAACTCTACAAACCTGCGGGCAATCCCCGTTATTATCAGCGGTTGATagatgaaattgaaggtaagaaaaatgaaaatatttttactGCGATGAGAACTGTATTATTTGGTAAATAG
- the GRS1 gene encoding glycine--tRNA ligase — translation MSVEDIKKARAAVPFSREQLESILRGRFFYAPAFDLYGGVSGLYDYGPPGCAFQNNIIDAWRKHFILEEDMLEVDCTMLTPYEVLKTSGHVDKFSDWMCRDLKTGEIFRADHLVEEVLEARLKGDQEARGVVEDPNAAAKDDAEKKKRKKKVKQIKAVKLDDDVVKEYEETLAKIDGYSGPELGDLMEKYDIGNPVTGETLEPPKAFNLMFETAIGPSGQLKGYLRPETAQGQFLNFNKLLEFNNSKTPFASASIGKSFRNEISPRAGLLRVREFLMAEIEHFVDPLDKSHPKFNEIKDIKLSFLPRDVQEAGSTEPIVKTIGEAVASRMVDNETLGYFIARIYQFLMKIGVDDSKLRFRQHMGNEMAHYAADCWDGELKTSYGWIECVGCADRSAYDLTVHSKKTKEKMVVRQKLENPIEVTKWEIDLTKKLFGPKFRKDAPKVESHLLNMSQDDLAAKAASLKADGKFTVKVDGVDGEVELDDKLVKIEQRTKVEHVREYVPSVIEPSFGIGRIIYSVFEHSFWNRPEDNARGVLSFPPLVAPTKVLLVPLSNHKDLVPVTTEVSKILRKSQIPFKIDDSGVSIGKRYARNDELGTPFGVTIDFESAKDHSVTLRERDSTKQVRGSVEDVIEAIRNITYNGISWEEGTKKLAPFVSQAETETETE, via the coding sequence ATGAGTGTGGAAGATATTAAAAAGGCTAGAGCCGCTGTTCCATTCAGCAGAGAACAGCTTGAAAGTATTTTGAGAGGGAGATTCTTTTATGCCCCAGCTTTTGACTTGTACGGTGGTGTTTCCGGTTTGTACGACTATGGTCCACCTGGTTGTGCTTTCCAAAACAATATCATTGATGCGTGGAGAAAGCACTTTATCCTAGAAGAGGACATGTTAGAAGTTGACTGTACTATGTTGACCCCATATGAAGTGTTGAAGACATCTGGTCATGTTGATAAGTTTTCTGACTGGATGTGTAGAGATTTAAAGACCGGTGAAATCTTCAGAGCTGACCATTTGGTGGAAGAGGTTTTGGAAGCCCGTTTAAAAGGTGATCAGGAAGCTAGAGGCGTAGTCGAAGACCCCAATGCCGCTGCCAAGGATGAcgctgaaaagaagaaaagaaagaagaaggttaAGCAAATCAAGGCTGTTAAATTAGATGATGACGTTGTCAAAGAATACGAAGAAACTTTGGCCAAGATTGACGGTTACTCTGGTCCAGAATTAGGCGATTTGATGGAAAAATACGATATTGGTAACCCAGTCACTGGTGAGACTTTAGAACCACCAAAAGCTTTCAACTTGATGTTTGAAACTGCTATCGGCCCATCTGGACAATTGAAGGGTTACTTGAGACCAGAAACTGCCCAAggtcaatttttgaatttcaacaaattgtTAGAATTTAACAATAGTAAGACTCCTTTTGCATCTGCTTCTATCGGTAAATCATTCAGAAATGAAATTTCTCCAAGAGCTGGTCTATTGAGAGTCCGTGAATTTTTGATGGCTGAAATCGAACATTTCGTTGATCCATTGGATAAATCCCATCCaaaattcaatgaaatcaaagacaTTAAGCTTTCCTTTTTACCCCGTGACGTCCAAGAAGCTGGTTCTACTGAACCAATTGTAAAGACAATTGGTGAAGCCGTTGCTTCAAGGATGGTTGATAATGAAACTTTGGGTTACTTTATTGCTAGAATTTACCAATTCTTAATGAAAATTGGTGTTGACGACTCCAAATTAAGATTCCGTCAACATATGGGCAATGAAATGGCACATTATGCTGCCGACTGTTGGGATGGTGAACTGAAAACCTCCTACGGCTGGATTGAATGTGTTGGTTGCGCCGACAGATCTGCCTATGATTTGACCGTTCACTCCAAAaagaccaaagaaaaaatggtCGTTAGacaaaaattagaaaaccCAATTGAAGTCACAAAATGGGAGATCgatttgacaaaaaaactatttGGTCCAAAATTCAGAAAAGATGCACCAAAGGTTGAATCACACTTATTGAATATGTCGCAAGATGATCTAGCCGCCAAAGCTGCATCTTTAAAGGCCGATGGTAAGTTTACTGTAAAAGTCGACGGCGTTGATGGCGAAGTCGAGTTGGATGACAAATTGGTTAAGATTGAACAGAGAACAAAGGTTGAACACGTCAGAGAATACGTTCCAAGTGTTATTGAGCCATCTTTCGGTATTGGCCGTATTATTTACTCCGTTTTTGAACATTCTTTCTGGAACAGACCTGAAGACAATGCCAGAGGTGTCCTTTCTTTCCCACCTTTAGTTGCCCCTACAAAGGTCTTGTTGGTTCCCCTATCCAATCATAAAGATTTAGTTCCTGTTACCACCGAAgtttccaagattttgagaaaatcTCAAATTCCTTTCAAGATTGATGACTCTGGTGTTTCCATTGGTAAAAGATATGCCCGTAACGATGAATTAGGTACCCCATTCGGTGTCACCATTGACTTCGAATCAGCTAAGGATCATTCCGTCACTTTGAGAGAAAGAGATTCTACCAAGCAAGTTAGAGGTTCTGTTGAAGATGTGATTGAAGCCATCCGTAATATCACTTACAATGGTATATCTTGGGAAGAAGGTACCAAGAAATTGGCTCCTTTTGTATCTCAAGCAGAAACTGAAACTGAAACTGAGTAA